The region ACAATACCCTCAAATATATCATGGGCAATGTCTGGTGGGTAGCCAGTGAGGACATGAAAATGAGAAAGAGCTTCAGTTAGAGGACAAGCTTTTTTCACTCCAAAATAGTTAGTATCACTATCCTCAGCCAGCCTCACATGAGCACTGTGGAGCTCTTTTGTTCTGAGGCTGAGAGCACCTGTTCTTACCTCTATTGACTGAATGTCTTGTTTGCTTGCAGTACAAAATCGACAAATATAATGCCCTGAAAAACTTTCATTAAAGCCAGCTAAACCATGAGCTCCTAAATTGTCTGCAGAAACAGTAACAACAGTTCCCTTCAGTGTTTCTCCTAACAGTGGTATGAAAATTCCATGTTCTTCCAAGTATTTGAGGTCTTTTAGGAGTGGTTCAAGCACTCTGTTATAGCCATATGTTTTGACATCATCAGTTCTACATAGTAGGGCCAAATATATAGAGGACAATGATGAATTGGACCCAGGAGGTAGGTTCCTTAGCACCCAATAGACTGCACAAAGCTTGTGTTTTTTGCGGGATGTCCCCAGGGGGTTGCAGAGCTCAAAATCATCAACATATAAACCCACAAAAAGTCTTAGCTCTTGACCTgacaaaaaactattttgtttaaaatgaagaccatctctgaaaGACTGATACACACTGTCTTCCTCAGTTTCTTGTGTTTTCTGATTCGGAGATATCTTTTCTAAAATATCTTTCCGATTTAAAAGCACTTGAAGGGAATCAAGAATTGGAATGTACTGAAAAGTCTTTTTGTTTTTAGCATCCAGAATATATTCAACAGGATCAACTACATTGAAGTTAGTCTTATAATACTGCCTACGTTGATAAGCAGAACCAAGACAGCCACCTTTTTGTATAGCTTTGTGTATAGGGTTATCTGTGGACAGTGTAGTTGCTATTTCTTTCAGGATAGATTTGTCAACTTCAAGATTGTGCTTCTGAAAAGCATCTACTAAAACATCTGTAGTAAGGGGAATTGACAAAGTGCTATTTAGGATGTAAAGCTCTTGTAAAAATTCATCAATGGCTGCACTGGGTACATGGGACAGATGTTCAAGCTTTAACAATGCTGCTGCAAAATTGTGTTTGATTTCATTTGGAAGGTTATTTGAAGAATGGACATCAGATTCAATTTCATAATATGCCTCTACCTCAACATCATCTGCTAAATCTGACTCTTGTGAAgctactgttgtagttgttactATCCCAGGTTTAAAATCATTTAGTAAAAAAGAATGATGCTTTCTGTTCTTATGAGATTTAAAGGTACCACAGATATTTGTTTTAAAGTTACAACCTGAAAACATACAAGTTATCAATTCATTTTTCTTAAGATGTGCATTAATATGAGCCCAGTAATCTTTCTCCAAGTTAAGTCCTCCACAATTACATATATGGcaactaaatattatattttgaaactGTTTCTGCCTAGTGTCAGACACATGAAATCTATTTAAATGAATTCTAAGTGCATTCCAAGTTCTAAATGTGCAGGGGCAGTTAGAATAAACACATGGAAAACGACTATTATGTCCGAAATGCCTGTGTTTTAACCTATAATGCTGCAGAAGTTTTAACCTACTTGGTACAACAACTGAACAGGCTTTGCAATTCCACATATACAGCAAATGTCACTGTAAAGAGAGAAACAGCAGAAATTAGtcataaataacaacaacaacaacaattaatgaTTTTAAGAATCAATTTACTGTACTATTCCAAATTAAAGACAATGCTATTTATAAGATTACCCCCTTTTAAGATGTACCGTTTTGGAAAAAGGCTTTTaaattttttccaaaatgtatGGTAAGTACTAGAAAATTAACCAacattcactttaaaaaacactt is a window of Carassius auratus strain Wakin chromosome 45, ASM336829v1, whole genome shotgun sequence DNA encoding:
- the LOC113063126 gene encoding uncharacterized protein LOC113063126 isoform X2, with the protein product MWNCKACSVVVPSRLKLLQHYRLKHRHFGHNSRFPCVYSNCPCTFRTWNALRIHLNRFHVSDTRQKQFQNIIFSCHICNCGGLNLEKDYWAHINAHLKKNELITCMFSGCNFKTNICGTFKSHKNRKHHSFLLNDFKPGIVTTTTVASQESDLADDVEVEAYYEIESDVHSSNNLPNEIKHNFAAALLKLEHLSHVPSAAIDEFLQELYILNSTLSIPLTTDVLVDAFQKHNLEVDKSILKEIATTLSTDNPIHKAIQKGGCLGSAYQRRQYYKTNFNVVDPVEYILDAKNKKTFQYIPILDSLQVLLNRKDILEKISPNQKTQETEEDSVYQSFRDGLHFKQNSFLSGQELRLFVGLYVDDFELCNPLGTSRKKHKLCAVYWVLRNLPPGSNSSLSSIYLALLCRTDDVKTYGYNRVLEPLLKDLKYLEEHGIFIPLLGETLKGTVVTVSADNLGAHGLAGFNESFSGHYICRFCTASKQDIQSIEVRTGALSLRTKELHSAHVRLAEDSDTNYFGVKKACPLTEALSHFHVLTGYPPDIAHDIFEGIVPVELAHCLTLIISKKYITLDKINKSILDFPYKYNDKTNKPHVLPQPLSSRKTIGGNAHENWSLLRLLPFLIGPQIPENEPAWQILLDLKEIVELVVAPVHNDESIAYLESKISEHRQRYQDLFPEQRLLPKHHYLEHYPQIIRLFGPLVGYWTIRFEAKHSFFKQAIRHTSCFKNVPFSLATKHQLMIGYQLTSPSLEKSELEMSSGSAVPVDILKEEIAIVVRQRYPNLSEIHITKNVWSKGINYRTGMIVVHGSEGGLPEFGQIEQICVLHQKLFFIVKQLCGWYREHYRAYELSQSPTKAVSLVEVSELTDEYPLADYLIGHVQMVTLKRFVCCKG
- the LOC113063126 gene encoding uncharacterized protein LOC113063126 isoform X1 gives rise to the protein MWNCKACSVVVPSRLKLLQHYRLKHRHFGHNSRFPCVYSNCPCTFRTWNALRIHLNRFHVSDTRQKQFQNIIFSCHICNCGGLNLEKDYWAHINAHLKKNELITCMFSGCNFKTNICGTFKSHKNRKHHSFLLNDFKPGIVTTTTVASQESDLADDVEVEAYYEIESDVHSSNNLPNEIKHNFAAALLKLEHLSHVPSAAIDEFLQELYILNSTLSIPLTTDVLVDAFQKHNLEVDKSILKEIATTLSTDNPIHKAIQKGGCLGSAYQRRQYYKTNFNVVDPVEYILDAKNKKTFQYIPILDSLQVLLNRKDILEKISPNQKTQETEEDSVYQSFRDGLHFKQNSFLSGQELRLFVGLYVDDFELCNPLGTSRKKHKLCAVYWVLRNLPPGSNSSLSSIYLALLCRTDDVKTYGYNRVLEPLLKDLKYLEEHGIFIPLLGETLKGTVVTVSADNLGAHGLAGFNESFSGHYICRFCTASKQDIQSIEVRTGALSLRTKELHSAHVRLAEDSDTNYFGVKKACPLTEALSHFHVLTGYPPDIAHDIFEGIVPVELAHCLTLIISKKYITLDKINKSILDFPYKYNDKTNKPHVLPQPLSSRKTIGGNAHENWSLLRLLPFLIGPQIPENEPAWQILLDLKEIVELVVAPVHNDESIAYLESKISEHRQRYQDLFPEQRLLPKHHYLEHYPQIIRLFGPLVGYWTIRFEAKHSFFKQAIRHTSCFKNVPFSLATKHQLMIGYQLTSPSLEKSELEMSSGSAVPVDILKEEIAIVVRQRYPNLSEIHITKNVWSKGINYRTGMIVVHGSEGGLPEFGQIEQICVLHQKLFFIVKQLCGWYREHYRAYELSQSPTKAVSLVEVSELTDEYPLADYLIGHVQMVTLKRFVCCKD